A portion of the Bacteroides faecium genome contains these proteins:
- the miaB gene encoding tRNA (N6-isopentenyl adenosine(37)-C2)-methylthiotransferase MiaB, protein MNELTGADFKSATETVDDNKKLFIETYGCQMNVADSEVIASVMQMAGYSVAETLEEADAVFMNTCSIRDNAEQKILNRLEFFHSLKKKKKHLIVGVLGCMAERVKDDLITNHHVDLVVGPDAYLTLPDLIAAVETGEKAINVELSTTETYRDVIPSRICGNHISGFVSIMRGCNNFCTYCIVPYTRGRERSRDVESILNEVSDLVAKGYKEVTLLGQNVNSYRFEKPTGEVVTFPMLLRTVAEAAPGVRIRFTTSHPKDMSDETLEVIAQVPNVCKHIHLPVQSGSSRILKLMNRKYTREWYLERVAAIKRIIPDCGLTTDIFSGFHSETEEDHALSLSLMEECGYDAAFMFKYSERPGTYASKHLEDNVPEDVKVRRLNEIIALQNRLSAESNQRCIGKTYEVLVEGVSKRSRDQLFGRTEQNRVVVFDRGTHRVGDFVNVRVTEASSATLKGEEV, encoded by the coding sequence ATGAACGAATTAACGGGAGCGGACTTTAAATCCGCAACTGAAACGGTCGATGACAACAAGAAGTTGTTTATCGAAACTTACGGCTGCCAGATGAACGTAGCCGACAGCGAGGTGATTGCCTCAGTGATGCAAATGGCGGGGTACTCCGTAGCCGAAACGCTTGAAGAAGCCGACGCCGTGTTTATGAACACCTGTTCCATCCGCGACAATGCGGAGCAGAAGATTCTGAACCGCCTGGAATTTTTCCACTCGCTGAAGAAAAAGAAGAAACACCTGATTGTAGGCGTACTGGGATGTATGGCCGAACGGGTGAAGGATGATTTGATTACGAATCATCATGTCGACCTCGTAGTAGGCCCGGATGCCTACCTGACTCTGCCCGACCTGATTGCCGCCGTAGAAACCGGTGAGAAAGCAATCAACGTGGAGCTTTCCACCACCGAAACCTATCGGGACGTGATTCCCTCGCGTATCTGCGGCAATCATATCTCCGGATTTGTGTCCATTATGCGTGGCTGCAACAACTTCTGTACGTATTGCATCGTCCCCTACACCCGTGGACGTGAGCGCAGCCGTGACGTAGAAAGTATCCTCAACGAAGTGTCAGACCTCGTGGCGAAAGGCTACAAGGAAGTCACCCTGCTGGGGCAGAATGTCAACTCTTACCGTTTTGAGAAGCCGACAGGCGAAGTGGTCACTTTCCCAATGCTGCTTCGCACCGTAGCCGAAGCTGCTCCGGGCGTGCGCATCCGTTTCACCACCTCTCACCCGAAGGATATGAGCGATGAAACGCTGGAAGTAATCGCGCAAGTGCCCAACGTATGCAAGCATATCCACCTGCCCGTACAAAGCGGCAGTTCCCGCATCCTCAAACTGATGAACCGCAAATATACCCGTGAATGGTATCTCGAACGGGTAGCCGCCATCAAGCGCATCATCCCCGACTGCGGACTGACAACGGACATCTTCTCCGGTTTTCATTCTGAAACGGAAGAAGACCACGCCCTGTCACTTTCCCTGATGGAAGAATGTGGATACGATGCCGCCTTTATGTTCAAGTATTCCGAACGTCCGGGAACGTATGCTTCGAAACATCTCGAAGACAATGTGCCCGAAGACGTGAAAGTACGCCGTCTGAATGAAATTATCGCCCTGCAGAACCGCCTGTCTGCCGAATCCAACCAGCGTTGCATCGGGAAGACGTATGAAGTCCTCGTAGAAGGTGTCTCCAAGCGTTCGCGCGACCAATTGTTCGGCCGTACGGAGCAGAACCGTGTCGTAGTGTTCGACAGAGGTACGCACCGTGTCGGCGACTTTGTCAACGTACGTGTCACGGAAGCCAGTTCGGCTACGCTGAAAGGGGAAGAGGTTTAA
- a CDS encoding LexA family transcriptional regulator: MDTILDVPGIIKRAKQVLNLRRDSELAEYLGVSRATVTNWSARNSIDFKLLLDKFGDKVDYNWLLLGKGSPKHQPRFCESELVRGEVEIIHNPKAVEPIDDRSVMLYDITAAANLKTLFTNKQQYALGKILIPNISVCDGAVYVNGDSMYPILKSGDIIGYKEISSFDNVIYGEIYLVSFMIDGDEYLAVKYANRSEKEGCIKLVSYNTHHEPMDIQFASINAMAIVKFSIRRHMMM; the protein is encoded by the coding sequence ATGGATACAATTTTAGACGTACCCGGCATCATCAAGCGTGCCAAACAGGTATTAAACCTGAGAAGAGACAGCGAACTAGCTGAATATTTGGGAGTTTCGAGAGCAACAGTTACTAACTGGAGCGCACGAAACAGCATTGATTTCAAGCTGTTGCTTGACAAGTTCGGCGACAAAGTGGACTATAACTGGCTACTATTGGGAAAAGGAAGCCCGAAACACCAGCCGAGATTCTGCGAAAGCGAGTTGGTGAGGGGAGAAGTAGAGATTATACACAATCCTAAAGCAGTAGAACCGATAGATGACCGGAGCGTAATGCTGTATGATATCACAGCGGCGGCAAATCTGAAAACATTATTCACCAATAAGCAGCAGTATGCGCTGGGGAAGATATTGATTCCGAATATTTCCGTCTGCGACGGGGCGGTGTATGTAAACGGGGACAGCATGTATCCCATACTGAAATCGGGGGACATTATCGGTTATAAGGAAATCAGCAGTTTCGACAATGTGATTTACGGGGAGATATACTTAGTGTCGTTTATGATTGACGGAGACGAGTATCTGGCGGTGAAATACGCAAACCGGTCGGAGAAGGAAGGATGTATCAAACTGGTGAGTTACAATACTCATCATGAGCCGATGGATATTCAGTTCGCGTCCATCAATGCGATGGCAATCGTGAAGTTCTCGATTCGCAGGCACATGATGATGTAA
- a CDS encoding DUF4373 domain-containing protein — MARIKKKGLDYFPLNTDFIHDRAVRRLMKREGDSALSILIEVLSYIYAGEGYYVHADRLFYEDLSAGLYEKSADDVERVIRLAVEYGLFDAGLFERGCILTSVEIQRQYLFSTRRRSASFLEAGYCLLANEEMIEDKEYTKGKAIDGSGKSEHDESISEGDNVAFIPNNVTLIPENVTSSTHSIAQNSTAEHSVAEQKKEYPHFNSPLETAGEKTEKPEKKIGEEEFSPVSSCGRDNSGSGKRKIWTQETIDRLLPPADGALRNYGGLLDNLRSYGIPPSEQYAIILKSNFGAIGGAIWRGLATLRGSGGKIKLPGRYLLSVVNRKEEIAIR, encoded by the coding sequence ATGGCAAGAATAAAGAAAAAGGGGCTGGATTATTTCCCTTTGAATACGGATTTTATTCATGATCGTGCCGTCCGCCGTCTCATGAAGCGTGAGGGCGATTCCGCACTTAGCATTCTGATAGAGGTACTGTCGTATATCTATGCGGGCGAGGGGTATTATGTCCATGCGGACCGTTTGTTTTATGAAGACCTTTCGGCAGGTCTGTACGAAAAGAGTGCGGATGACGTGGAACGTGTCATCCGTCTTGCGGTGGAATACGGCCTGTTCGATGCCGGACTTTTTGAGCGGGGCTGCATCCTGACTTCCGTCGAAATACAGCGGCAGTATCTTTTCAGCACCCGCCGGCGCAGTGCTTCGTTTCTGGAAGCTGGATATTGTCTGTTGGCAAACGAGGAAATGATTGAAGATAAGGAATATACGAAGGGAAAAGCAATAGACGGCTCCGGAAAATCGGAGCATGATGAAAGCATTAGCGAGGGTGATAATGTAGCATTTATCCCTAATAATGTAACATTAATCCCTGAAAATGTAACATCAAGTACACATAGCATAGCACAGAATAGCACAGCAGAGCACAGCGTAGCAGAGCAAAAGAAAGAATACCCCCACTTTAATTCTCCCCTGGAAACGGCAGGGGAGAAGACCGAAAAGCCGGAGAAGAAGATTGGGGAAGAGGAGTTTTCTCCTGTAAGTTCCTGCGGACGGGATAATTCCGGTTCCGGCAAGCGGAAAATTTGGACGCAAGAGACTATCGACAGACTGCTTCCACCGGCTGACGGGGCATTACGCAACTATGGGGGATTGCTCGATAATCTCCGTAGCTACGGCATCCCGCCCTCTGAACAATATGCTATTATACTGAAAAGCAATTTCGGGGCTATCGGTGGCGCGATATGGCGGGGACTTGCTACATTGCGTGGTAGCGGCGGGAAAATAAAGCTCCCCGGGCGTTATCTTCTAAGCGTTGTAAACAGAAAGGAAGAAATTGCTATACGCTGA
- a CDS encoding HU family DNA-binding protein, producing the protein MPVLYGSFQSVLKDKNGKQLFYPRVLRTGNVSTSQLSKEIAAYSSLSPGDVKNTLDNLVTVVGQHLQSSESVTLDGFGTFRLVMKSNGKGVETAVDVSAAQSSLTVRFLPCSTRHLDGTVATRSLVTGARCVRFDRADVSVPGDGEGGKPGGGSGDDGETPDPAA; encoded by the coding sequence ATGCCAGTATTGTATGGTTCATTTCAGTCCGTTCTGAAAGACAAAAACGGAAAACAACTATTTTATCCTCGTGTGCTGCGCACAGGTAATGTCAGTACTTCACAACTCTCTAAAGAGATAGCGGCTTATTCATCCCTTTCTCCGGGTGACGTAAAGAATACGTTGGATAATCTGGTGACAGTAGTCGGCCAGCATCTCCAGTCATCTGAGAGTGTGACGCTTGATGGCTTCGGTACTTTTCGCCTGGTGATGAAGTCGAATGGTAAGGGTGTAGAAACTGCGGTAGATGTCTCTGCTGCTCAGTCTTCACTGACGGTTCGCTTTCTTCCTTGCTCTACCCGTCATTTGGATGGCACTGTGGCTACCCGTTCATTGGTGACAGGTGCACGATGTGTACGCTTCGACCGTGCCGATGTTTCGGTTCCTGGTGACGGAGAAGGTGGCAAACCCGGTGGCGGTAGCGGAGATGATGGTGAAACACCGGATCCGGCAGCATAA
- a CDS encoding smalltalk protein — translation MKKSVWDMILKVVIAVASALAGVLGANAMNL, via the coding sequence ATGAAGAAATCAGTATGGGATATGATCCTGAAAGTGGTTATCGCAGTGGCTTCGGCTTTGGCAGGCGTTTTGGGCGCTAATGCGATGAATCTGTAA
- a CDS encoding FG-GAP-like repeat-containing protein produces the protein MGKIQKLFMIMAGLLTTLSTQAQMEVANTMNDVGEIPIQYALSPSGATTYQIPVDIYPDQEQFQPNLFFSYNSQQGESAVGYGWNIGGLSAITHVAGSIYYDGSTSPLSLTGDKLMLDGVRLIKTGTDTWQTEQGFVCVQKQADGILKVRYPNGNTATFETLPNAPFSYVITGCRNMKGRTIKYVYSQAGNLPYIEKVMYGENDGVYNDSILFSYRQLEGGITRYADGKPIQYSRLLNSVESYHRGKLWRRYLLTYEKEEVNQLVRLDCETENRTLNPLQFEYGSKKSIENYVTSQVHMQHYFPNRMEGTEESKGYKSLVLSRGRFSNNYRSDGLVSYPQLSTYKVVKTSTGGNAQYDSFYDENQTLLVYKELSGNIVTPVFFTAGKGFQQMIPADIEGKGEDVLVKVNYYLDDQGMPMFPKLTVEKLIVSIHGSPVDPNSCVQYTHKSNTYVKDGSLLSPRQREFLLGDFNGDGKTELLAISSCRNHVDRDSKITSNALLIDLKNRTTLFDGDCFDYAFFQEDPFNPTPDKLIAMDYNGDGKTDVCLINRTGTSVYEFTGDGFKLLAYISLKNGGINSSEFNHEDCELLVADMNGDGNMDLILSPRYSRLGEEYKHLGDGICCNACKDEENLSDITTSGYKIYVDPSTGNRCVIDPNATQTVVTYDKGKKWQFLLSTGNSEYSNSNPGFTTYYSELFHGFHETVGQNFMLVDINNDGLPDLLRNVKGTVDLYLNVDGKLSDTPQQRTTISLSNLRAQFASANVAQPYFWAGGLICVDDCYIRIYDYSRKENKERMLHSVTNSHGLKNNHSYEDIMSTTSANYESGNGQFGLKYLSFPYVVMSPHCYVNVCSKKMDGTDILSWDSYKYKNAVFHRSGLGFCGFQQIETTDVINSRQTISTLDPVLRGSEVKLETPTDTITREYVKDVDANRLTLIKLQKEVVRNALNKTETTTECQYNAYGQPIYMAVSKGAFNKEITSNEYLNINDETQYLLGLSLLSVVEKMRSDSVITQSDAIEYDANYLPSRKISSINGREVLEEHFVYDSYLRPVVHEQRSFESTDWLVTTYAYDNQGRISRQTDGMGLSLSYAYDAATGLLSATSDHKGRMTWNEYDEWGAPLAVHYPDGRVKRVTAAWCDVTEPGLYVITTTETGKPTVKTYFDRLNREVRNVQIRFDGKAMKTDTKYNANTGLRERVSQPTTDEQPSLWNRYVYDKFGRCTSVHHASGKIDSHVYGVLVDTITENGIRRIREYDEAGLLVQTTDPAGCIQYYYRPDGSPLVIVAPGEVQTRFYYDDYNRRVAIKDPSAGIRRTVYDKAGNICEETDADGREIIREYDRYGRVTKQVTSDLATVYIYDDTEDLLLSAVSDNGSALYNTYDECGRLKTQREEAPDGKWLQKTYGYTFDGLLESITYISQNGTLATELLSYCNGFLTEVHLADGTQVYRHDEENSLGQLTQLTAGGMQRNYEFNEWGLPVRRSISRTDHTVMFDYSYHFNAVNGNLLNRTDEIRNLLEGFGYDELNRLCSYGDNTVIYDNYGNIRSKGDAGQLAYTNPNRPYGVTGLTPVEDNLVKSGLDITYIAGDRPSVITQDRKRAVLAYNASHDRIRMQFSVNDLTQLTRYYLGGSYELDIDSTGIEERLYLGGSYYDAPAVLVKQNDGLSVYYIHRDYLGSILQIADTQGNVVEENSFDAWGCRRNLLTHEAYVNESAPGLMLGRGFTGHEHLPMFGLINMNARLYDPVLGRFLSPDPYVQMLDNTQAFNRYSYCMNSPLCYVDENGEFFLSILVGTAIGAVVSAISHSVATIAAGQPWDSGGFWKSVGVGAVGGAIGGACGYIGSKWLGDIGNTFGYNMVSNVANLTATNAIFGYDTGWSDVLSTVAGAAIGSALPAFNGVDGGKFANGVSEIGYNTMRGTVTGLASGVVNAAIQKEPDRIWQGIVGGAISGASRSVAMNVIFGAPYKVDKSYGAEGLYRGGGISDLLKAGLGLTMGRNMYVNYKVGGEGTRYHENYHIQQQNETGWAKFYGTTIYEYIKYGFGGMIDVYSTEGTLEYNADRYKDKMTARPWGSTY, from the coding sequence ATGGGAAAAATACAAAAACTTTTTATGATAATGGCTGGGCTTTTAACAACCCTGTCTACGCAGGCACAGATGGAAGTAGCCAATACTATGAATGATGTCGGTGAAATTCCGATTCAATATGCGCTCAGTCCGTCGGGGGCCACGACTTATCAAATTCCTGTGGATATCTATCCCGATCAGGAACAATTTCAGCCAAATCTCTTTTTTAGTTACAACAGTCAGCAAGGAGAGAGTGCTGTAGGATATGGTTGGAATATCGGTGGACTGTCTGCCATTACGCACGTGGCAGGAAGCATATACTATGATGGAAGCACTTCACCGCTTTCATTGACAGGCGATAAACTCATGCTCGATGGGGTACGCCTGATAAAGACAGGAACAGATACCTGGCAGACAGAGCAAGGATTTGTTTGTGTGCAGAAACAGGCAGATGGAATCCTGAAGGTGCGTTATCCGAATGGAAATACAGCAACTTTTGAAACCTTGCCCAACGCACCTTTCAGCTATGTGATTACTGGTTGTAGGAATATGAAAGGACGTACAATAAAATATGTCTATTCACAAGCGGGCAATTTGCCGTATATTGAGAAAGTTATGTATGGAGAAAACGACGGAGTGTATAATGATTCTATCTTATTCAGTTATCGGCAATTGGAGGGCGGAATCACTCGTTATGCCGACGGAAAACCAATACAGTACAGCCGATTGCTAAACAGTGTGGAGTCTTATCATCGGGGAAAACTATGGCGCCGCTATTTGCTTACTTACGAAAAAGAAGAGGTTAATCAGTTGGTGCGGTTGGACTGTGAGACGGAAAACCGGACATTGAATCCGCTACAATTCGAATATGGTAGCAAGAAGAGCATAGAGAACTATGTTACGAGCCAAGTGCATATGCAGCATTACTTTCCCAACAGAATGGAAGGAACGGAAGAATCGAAAGGATATAAAAGTCTGGTATTATCACGCGGACGCTTTAGTAATAACTACCGTAGTGATGGTCTGGTTTCTTATCCGCAGTTAAGTACTTACAAGGTAGTTAAGACCAGTACTGGTGGAAATGCGCAGTATGATTCTTTTTATGATGAGAATCAAACATTGTTAGTTTATAAGGAGCTTTCCGGTAACATTGTTACTCCGGTTTTCTTTACGGCAGGTAAAGGCTTTCAACAAATGATTCCGGCAGACATAGAAGGAAAGGGGGAAGACGTATTGGTGAAAGTAAACTATTATTTGGATGATCAAGGTATGCCAATGTTTCCGAAATTGACTGTGGAAAAATTGATTGTTTCAATTCATGGTTCACCTGTCGATCCCAATAGTTGCGTGCAATATACGCACAAAAGCAATACGTATGTAAAAGATGGAAGTCTGCTGAGTCCCCGGCAGCGAGAATTTTTATTAGGTGATTTCAATGGGGATGGTAAAACAGAATTGTTAGCTATTTCCAGCTGTCGCAATCATGTAGATCGGGACAGTAAGATTACTTCCAATGCTCTGTTGATTGATTTGAAAAATAGAACAACACTGTTTGACGGAGATTGCTTTGATTATGCTTTTTTTCAGGAAGATCCTTTCAATCCGACCCCGGACAAATTGATTGCAATGGATTATAACGGCGACGGAAAAACGGATGTCTGCTTGATTAACCGGACGGGGACTAGTGTTTATGAGTTCACCGGAGATGGGTTTAAACTATTGGCGTATATCAGCCTTAAAAACGGAGGAATCAATTCTTCGGAATTTAATCATGAAGACTGTGAACTACTGGTAGCAGATATGAATGGTGACGGGAATATGGATCTTATATTGTCTCCCAGATATTCGCGTTTAGGAGAAGAATATAAGCATTTGGGTGATGGTATCTGTTGTAATGCGTGCAAAGATGAGGAAAACCTAAGCGACATAACTACCTCTGGCTATAAAATTTATGTCGATCCGTCCACAGGAAACAGATGTGTGATTGATCCTAATGCAACTCAAACTGTGGTAACATATGATAAGGGAAAGAAATGGCAATTTCTCCTTTCTACCGGTAACTCAGAGTATAGTAACAGCAATCCTGGTTTCACCACCTATTATTCCGAATTGTTTCATGGATTTCACGAAACAGTAGGGCAGAACTTTATGCTGGTGGACATAAACAATGATGGATTACCAGATCTGTTACGAAATGTAAAGGGGACGGTAGACCTCTATCTGAATGTAGATGGAAAACTGAGTGATACCCCTCAACAACGCACGACGATAAGCCTGAGTAATCTGCGAGCACAGTTTGCATCAGCAAACGTTGCGCAGCCTTACTTCTGGGCGGGTGGGCTGATATGTGTAGACGATTGTTACATACGTATATATGACTACTCCCGTAAAGAAAATAAAGAACGTATGTTGCATAGTGTGACTAATAGTCATGGATTGAAAAATAATCATTCTTATGAAGATATTATGTCAACTACATCAGCTAACTACGAATCTGGTAACGGTCAATTCGGACTGAAATATCTCAGTTTTCCATACGTAGTCATGTCTCCCCACTGTTATGTCAATGTATGTTCAAAAAAGATGGACGGTACTGATATCTTGTCGTGGGACTCTTATAAATACAAGAATGCCGTCTTTCATCGTTCAGGCCTTGGTTTTTGCGGCTTCCAGCAGATAGAGACAACTGATGTTATCAATTCCCGACAAACTATATCTACATTAGATCCTGTTTTGCGAGGATCTGAAGTGAAGCTGGAAACTCCAACCGATACCATTACCCGTGAATATGTGAAGGATGTAGATGCCAATAGACTTACTCTGATAAAGTTACAAAAGGAAGTAGTGAGAAATGCTCTGAATAAAACGGAGACAACTACTGAATGTCAGTACAATGCATACGGGCAGCCTATTTACATGGCGGTTTCTAAAGGAGCATTCAACAAAGAAATAACGTCTAATGAGTATCTCAATATAAATGATGAAACACAGTATTTATTGGGACTTTCATTATTGTCGGTTGTTGAGAAAATGCGTAGTGATTCGGTTATCACTCAGTCAGACGCGATAGAATATGATGCGAATTACCTGCCCTCTCGCAAGATATCTTCCATCAATGGCAGGGAGGTACTGGAAGAACATTTTGTTTACGACAGTTATCTACGCCCTGTGGTACATGAACAGCGTTCGTTTGAATCGACAGACTGGCTGGTAACTACTTATGCGTACGATAACCAGGGAAGGATATCCCGGCAAACAGATGGTATGGGATTGTCTCTCAGCTATGCGTATGATGCGGCAACAGGGTTATTGTCAGCTACTAGTGACCATAAGGGGCGTATGACGTGGAATGAATACGATGAATGGGGAGCCCCATTGGCTGTTCATTATCCGGATGGAAGAGTGAAGAGGGTTACTGCTGCTTGGTGTGACGTAACAGAGCCGGGATTGTATGTTATTACGACCACTGAAACCGGAAAGCCGACCGTCAAGACGTATTTTGACCGTCTGAACAGGGAAGTACGTAATGTGCAGATTCGGTTTGATGGCAAGGCGATGAAGACGGACACAAAATATAACGCAAATACCGGACTTAGGGAGCGGGTATCGCAGCCGACTACAGACGAACAGCCTTCTCTATGGAACCGGTATGTGTATGATAAATTTGGCCGTTGCACCTCTGTTCACCATGCATCGGGGAAAATAGATTCACATGTGTATGGTGTATTGGTAGATACTATCACCGAGAACGGGATTCGCCGGATTCGTGAGTATGACGAAGCGGGTCTGTTGGTACAGACTACTGACCCAGCGGGATGCATCCAGTATTATTATCGTCCTGATGGGAGTCCGCTGGTAATCGTAGCTCCGGGAGAAGTTCAAACTCGTTTCTATTATGACGATTACAACCGTCGTGTCGCCATCAAAGACCCAAGTGCCGGTATTCGCCGGACGGTGTATGATAAAGCCGGAAATATCTGTGAGGAAACAGATGCTGACGGACGTGAGATTATCAGGGAATACGACCGCTATGGACGTGTCACGAAGCAGGTCACGTCAGACTTGGCAACGGTTTATATCTATGATGACACGGAAGACCTGTTGCTTTCTGCAGTGTCTGACAATGGTAGCGCTTTGTACAATACTTATGATGAGTGTGGCAGGCTGAAAACGCAGCGTGAAGAAGCGCCGGATGGCAAATGGTTACAGAAAACGTATGGTTATACATTTGATGGGTTGCTTGAATCCATTACTTATATTTCACAAAACGGTACTTTGGCCACGGAACTATTGTCTTACTGTAACGGCTTTTTGACGGAGGTTCATCTTGCGGACGGAACACAGGTTTATCGTCATGATGAAGAGAATTCGTTGGGACAACTGACGCAGCTTACTGCAGGTGGAATGCAGCGTAACTATGAGTTTAATGAATGGGGACTGCCTGTAAGAAGAAGTATCTCCCGAACGGATCACACCGTTATGTTCGACTATAGTTATCATTTCAATGCAGTGAATGGTAATCTTTTGAATCGTACGGATGAAATCAGGAACTTGTTGGAGGGTTTTGGCTATGATGAGTTGAACCGCTTGTGCTCTTATGGTGATAATACTGTCATTTATGATAATTATGGTAATATTCGCAGTAAGGGTGATGCGGGACAACTGGCCTATACCAACCCGAATCGTCCTTATGGCGTGACAGGTCTGACTCCCGTGGAAGATAATCTAGTGAAGTCCGGTCTTGACATTACATATATAGCCGGGGATCGTCCTTCTGTCATCACACAAGACAGGAAAAGAGCTGTGTTAGCGTATAATGCCAGTCACGATCGCATACGTATGCAGTTCTCTGTGAATGATTTAACTCAGTTGACACGCTATTATTTGGGTGGTAGCTATGAATTAGATATTGACAGTACGGGCATAGAAGAAAGGTTGTATTTAGGTGGAAGTTATTACGATGCTCCTGCTGTATTGGTGAAGCAAAATGATGGCTTGTCTGTTTATTACATTCATCGTGATTATTTGGGTAGTATTTTGCAAATAGCGGATACTCAAGGAAATGTGGTAGAAGAAAACAGTTTTGATGCCTGGGGGTGTAGGCGTAACCTTTTGACACATGAGGCATATGTAAATGAGAGTGCTCCGGGATTGATGTTGGGCAGAGGTTTTACAGGACATGAACATTTACCGATGTTCGGGCTGATAAATATGAATGCCCGTTTGTATGATCCCGTATTGGGACGTTTCCTCAGTCCTGACCCATATGTGCAGATGCTTGATAATACGCAGGCTTTCAACCGCTATAGCTATTGTATGAATAGTCCGCTGTGTTATGTAGATGAGAATGGAGAATTCTTTTTGAGTATTCTTGTAGGGACGGCAATTGGAGCGGTAGTTTCTGCTATCAGTCATTCTGTAGCCACTATAGCGGCAGGTCAACCTTGGGATAGTGGTGGCTTTTGGAAATCGGTTGGCGTTGGTGCCGTTGGTGGAGCTATTGGTGGTGCTTGCGGTTATATAGGTTCAAAATGGCTGGGTGACATTGGAAATACGTTTGGATACAATATGGTTAGTAATGTGGCTAATTTGACTGCCACAAATGCCATTTTTGGATATGATACCGGTTGGAGTGATGTGCTGTCCACGGTCGCCGGAGCTGCCATTGGTTCTGCGTTACCTGCATTTAACGGTGTGGATGGTGGCAAATTTGCAAACGGTGTATCAGAGATTGGCTATAATACAATGAGAGGAACCGTTACAGGTTTAGCTTCAGGTGTGGTTAATGCAGCTATTCAGAAAGAACCGGATCGTATTTGGCAGGGTATTGTCGGAGGGGCTATCAGTGGCGCAAGCAGAAGTGTTGCTATGAATGTGATATTTGGTGCTCCTTATAAAGTTGATAAATCTTATGGTGCGGAGGGATTGTATAGAGGTGGAGGTATCTCAGATTTGCTGAAAGCGGGATTAGGACTTACAATGGGAAGAAATATGTATGTAAACTATAAAGTAGGCGGTGAAGGCACTCGTTATCATGAAAACTATCATATTCAACAACAAAATGAGACGGGATGGGCTAAGTTTTATGGAACAACCATTTATGAATATATAAAATATGGATTCGGTGGCATGATAGATGTATATTCTACTGAGGGTACATTAGAATATAACGCCGATCGATATAAAGATAAAATGACAGCAAGACCTTGGGGTAGCACATATTAG